From Oceanicaulis alexandrii DSM 11625, one genomic window encodes:
- the hisG gene encoding ATP phosphoribosyltransferase has translation MNENRLTLAVQKKGRLAEGGLDLLKRAGVKLAYGRDDLLRRSENQPIDLMLIRDDDIPSFVASGACDYGIVGENVLYEAQNKTARMADLEIALKLGFARCTLKLAAPKDGAITKAADLEGKTVATSYPALTAAYLKERGVNAEIVEMGGSVEVAPRMGVADAICDLVSTGATLEANGLAAFETVLESEAVLVRRKGAQKDGVTETAERLIERFKGVIASRQTKYILLNAPKDRLEEVRAILPGTDAPTVAPVVGRDDVVAVHAVCTEAVFWSTLEQLKAAGARSILVMPIEKMMA, from the coding sequence ATGAATGAGAACCGTTTGACCCTGGCTGTTCAGAAAAAGGGACGTTTGGCCGAGGGCGGGCTGGACCTGCTCAAGCGCGCCGGCGTGAAGCTGGCCTATGGCCGGGACGATCTGCTGCGCCGCTCTGAAAACCAGCCCATCGACCTGATGCTGATCCGCGATGACGACATCCCCAGCTTTGTCGCGTCCGGCGCGTGCGACTACGGCATTGTGGGCGAAAACGTTCTTTACGAGGCGCAAAACAAGACGGCCCGCATGGCGGATCTTGAGATTGCGCTGAAGCTGGGTTTCGCCCGGTGCACGTTGAAGCTGGCGGCTCCCAAAGATGGCGCGATCACCAAGGCGGCCGACCTTGAGGGCAAGACCGTCGCCACCAGTTACCCGGCCTTGACGGCGGCCTATCTCAAGGAACGCGGCGTCAACGCCGAGATCGTCGAAATGGGCGGCAGCGTGGAAGTCGCGCCGCGCATGGGCGTCGCGGATGCGATCTGCGATCTGGTCTCCACGGGGGCCACCCTTGAAGCCAACGGCCTGGCCGCGTTTGAGACTGTCCTGGAAAGCGAGGCGGTTCTTGTGCGCCGCAAGGGAGCGCAGAAGGACGGCGTCACCGAGACCGCCGAGCGCCTGATTGAACGTTTCAAGGGCGTCATCGCGTCTCGCCAGACCAAATACATCCTTCTGAACGCCCCCAAGGACCGGCTGGAGGAAGTCCGCGCCATCCTGCCGGGCACCGATGCGCCAACCGTGGCGCCCGTGGTCGGGCGCGATGATGTGGTCGCCGTGCATGCCGTCTGCACAGAGGCCGTGTTCTGGTCCACGCTCGAGCAGCTCAAGGCTGCGGGCGCTCGCTCCATCCTGGTTATGCCGATTGAAAAGATGATGGCCTGA
- a CDS encoding spinster family MFS transporter: MTTQTETETGLPETPPSAKYSAWVLAMLFIVYAFNFLDRQIISILAIPIQEELGLSDRQLGLLGGIAFALLYSTLGVPIAWLADRTKRTWIITISLSVWSGFTALCGLATNFTQLFLARVGVGVGEAGGVAPSYSLIADYFPPQSRARALAIYSLGIPIGSAFGVIAGAQIAGGAMGDNLDWRAAFIIVGILGLLIAPLFKLTVREPKRGGLDAPQRPAVEAELAENVAAAGEPVKAPEKPGIFKVLAILSKKPSFWFLTLGASCSSMMGYGVFFWVPSFFARSFQLDIITTGWLFGAILFVGGSLGIILGGVLGDLMGKGSKRMYAIVPAVAFFVTYPFYVAGVLAPSALLAVLLFMIPTGLGLAWLGPTLSAFQHLVPPNMRSMASAIFLLINNLLGIGVGVYALGELSTLLTPSFGEEALRYSIMIGATLYLVAGGLFLIAARTIVRDWEEA, from the coding sequence ATGACCACTCAGACCGAGACGGAGACGGGCCTGCCAGAGACCCCGCCCAGCGCGAAATATAGCGCCTGGGTGCTGGCCATGCTCTTTATCGTTTACGCGTTCAATTTCTTGGACCGTCAGATCATTTCCATTCTGGCCATTCCGATCCAGGAGGAGCTGGGTTTGTCGGACCGCCAGCTCGGTCTTCTGGGCGGCATAGCTTTTGCGCTCTTGTACTCCACGCTAGGGGTGCCGATCGCCTGGCTGGCTGACCGCACCAAGCGCACCTGGATCATCACGATTTCTCTGTCCGTCTGGTCCGGATTCACGGCGTTGTGCGGCCTCGCTACAAACTTTACCCAGCTGTTCCTGGCCCGTGTCGGGGTTGGCGTGGGCGAAGCGGGCGGCGTGGCGCCGTCCTATTCGCTGATCGCCGATTATTTCCCGCCGCAAAGCCGGGCGAGGGCGCTCGCCATCTATTCGCTGGGCATCCCCATCGGCTCCGCCTTCGGCGTGATCGCAGGCGCGCAGATCGCCGGCGGCGCCATGGGCGATAATCTCGATTGGCGGGCGGCCTTCATTATCGTGGGCATTCTGGGTCTGCTGATCGCCCCTTTGTTCAAACTGACCGTGCGCGAGCCCAAGCGGGGCGGCCTGGACGCGCCGCAACGGCCAGCGGTTGAGGCCGAGCTGGCTGAAAACGTCGCCGCTGCTGGCGAGCCTGTCAAAGCGCCTGAGAAGCCCGGCATCTTCAAGGTGTTGGCCATTCTGTCGAAAAAGCCCAGTTTCTGGTTCCTCACCCTGGGCGCGTCGTGCAGCTCGATGATGGGCTATGGCGTCTTCTTCTGGGTCCCGAGCTTTTTCGCGCGCAGTTTTCAGCTCGACATCATCACCACAGGCTGGCTGTTCGGCGCGATCCTGTTCGTCGGCGGCAGCCTGGGGATCATCCTGGGCGGCGTTCTGGGCGATCTGATGGGCAAGGGCTCCAAGCGCATGTACGCGATCGTGCCGGCGGTGGCGTTCTTCGTCACCTATCCCTTCTATGTCGCCGGTGTGCTGGCCCCGTCAGCGCTGTTGGCTGTCTTGCTGTTCATGATCCCAACCGGTCTGGGCCTGGCCTGGCTTGGCCCGACGCTCTCGGCCTTCCAGCATCTGGTCCCGCCCAACATGCGGTCGATGGCTTCAGCGATCTTCCTGCTCATCAACAATCTGCTCGGAATTGGCGTAGGCGTGTATGCGCTTGGTGAGTTGTCCACGCTGCTGACCCCGAGCTTCGGCGAGGAAGCCTTGCGCTATTCGATCATGATCGGCGCGACGCTGTATCTCGTGGCTGGCGGGCTGTTCCTCATCGCAGCTCGCACCATCGTCCGGGATTGGGAAGAGGCTTAG
- a CDS encoding group III truncated hemoglobin yields MTEPIIRTASARQADIARQAESMGVDEAFISDLVDAFYARVQADEDLGPVFEAAIGDDWTGHLKTMKQFWASIALNAGTYGGRPIPAHHKHLDKIRPDHFSIWLSLFRQTLEERAPSPEAAAFFYQRAERIGLNFQSILFK; encoded by the coding sequence ATGACCGAACCCATCATTCGCACCGCCTCCGCCCGTCAGGCCGACATTGCTCGCCAGGCCGAAAGCATGGGCGTGGACGAGGCGTTCATTTCCGACCTGGTTGACGCATTTTATGCGCGGGTTCAGGCGGATGAGGATCTTGGTCCAGTGTTTGAAGCCGCCATAGGTGATGACTGGACAGGGCACCTGAAGACGATGAAGCAGTTCTGGGCGTCCATCGCGCTCAATGCGGGCACATATGGCGGGCGGCCGATCCCGGCCCACCACAAGCATCTGGACAAGATCCGACCTGACCACTTCTCGATCTGGCTGTCTTTGTTCCGTCAAACCCTGGAAGAGCGGGCGCCAAGCCCGGAAGCGGCGGCATTTTTCTATCAGCGCGCGGAGCGCATAGGCCTGAATTTTCAGAGTATTCTCTTCAAATAG
- a CDS encoding DJ-1/PfpI family protein — MAFSKPNARQNRIDLTHLGASGDIAVLAVDGFDAGDLTDIAGSAERAGYRTVMISPKKGLITGRPEGGDEMNFVVDAQPGEKTASAFTGLVIPAGAASVERLRNDQDARLLIADFLRAGAPVCALGEAVALVADIAETTTPDSDAVLALKGDLFAADGEDARSDARSLFIKAMSMTAAAA; from the coding sequence GTGGCTTTTTCCAAACCGAATGCACGTCAAAATCGAATCGATCTTACGCACCTGGGCGCGTCCGGTGACATCGCGGTCCTCGCGGTTGACGGATTTGACGCCGGTGATCTGACCGATATCGCCGGTTCGGCCGAGCGCGCTGGATACCGGACCGTTATGATCAGCCCCAAGAAAGGCTTGATCACAGGTCGCCCTGAAGGTGGCGACGAAATGAATTTCGTGGTCGACGCCCAGCCGGGTGAAAAGACCGCCAGCGCGTTCACTGGCCTTGTCATTCCGGCAGGCGCCGCCAGCGTTGAACGGCTGCGCAATGACCAGGATGCGCGCCTTCTGATCGCAGACTTCCTGCGCGCCGGCGCCCCGGTTTGCGCTCTTGGCGAAGCCGTGGCTTTGGTCGCGGACATCGCGGAGACCACCACTCCGGACTCGGACGCCGTTCTGGCGCTGAAAGGCGACCTGTTCGCTGCTGACGGTGAAGATGCACGATCGGACGCCCGCAGCCTGTTCATCAAGGCGATGTCGATGACAGCCGCCGCCGCCTGA
- a CDS encoding alpha/beta fold hydrolase, translating to MTPFSEHFFTAPDGVRTYYRRYPAQGESGKTPVICLHGLTRNSRDFEDLAPIIADMGRTVVAVDVRGRGRSDYDAQIENYNPAKYVEDVQGILDELGWDKVVSVGTSMGGLMTMILSTVRPGLLTGAVINDIGPELDPVGLTRIQGYVGGAGRFANWEEAGEALRAINGVAFPNETGADFWIAFAKRTCRSIDTGEIVLDYDANISKPVKDGDVAPPDLWPFFEGLKGTPLLLVRGAISDLLAMECVNEMSHRHGDMELAQVPDVGHAPLLTEPAALEPIKAFLSRLD from the coding sequence ATGACCCCGTTTTCAGAGCATTTTTTCACCGCTCCCGATGGCGTTCGCACCTATTACCGCCGCTATCCGGCGCAAGGCGAGAGCGGCAAGACCCCGGTCATTTGCCTGCATGGCCTGACGCGCAACAGCCGTGATTTCGAGGATTTGGCGCCGATCATCGCCGATATGGGCCGCACGGTCGTGGCGGTGGATGTGCGCGGCCGCGGCCGGTCTGACTATGACGCCCAGATCGAAAACTATAATCCGGCCAAATATGTCGAGGATGTTCAGGGCATTCTGGATGAGCTGGGCTGGGACAAGGTGGTCTCCGTCGGAACCTCCATGGGCGGTTTGATGACGATGATCCTGTCCACCGTTCGCCCCGGCCTTCTGACCGGCGCGGTGATCAACGATATCGGCCCGGAGCTGGACCCGGTCGGCCTGACCCGCATCCAGGGCTATGTGGGCGGGGCCGGACGCTTCGCCAATTGGGAGGAAGCCGGCGAGGCCTTGCGCGCCATCAACGGCGTCGCCTTCCCGAACGAGACAGGCGCGGACTTCTGGATCGCCTTCGCCAAACGCACCTGCCGGTCCATCGATACGGGCGAGATCGTGCTCGATTACGACGCCAACATCTCCAAACCAGTGAAGGATGGCGATGTGGCGCCGCCAGACCTTTGGCCGTTCTTTGAGGGTTTGAAGGGCACGCCGCTCTTGCTGGTGCGCGGCGCCATTTCCGACCTTCTGGCCATGGAGTGTGTCAATGAAATGTCACATCGCCATGGCGACATGGAGCTGGCTCAGGTCCCCGATGTCGGCCATGCTCCCCTCTTGACCGAACCGGCCGCGCTGGAGCCGATCAAGGCCTTCCTGAGCCGTCTGGACTGA
- the hisD gene encoding histidinol dehydrogenase translates to MLTRIDWKTSDAQTRQRLFERPSLGSDAVAVAQGILDAVRARGEAAVRDYALSLDDWAPEAGFRVPESELAEAEQALAAEDRDAILAAAEAVRAFHAEQGYRDYQIETWPGALASRRATPIDVAGLYVPAGTAPLVSTLIMLAVPAQLAGVPRIAVIAPPRKGQGVEPTVLAAAKLLGVDEVYAIGGAHGVAALGLGVAGLPKADKIFGPGNAYVAAAKALLSQSPNGAAADLPAGPSEVMVVADDAADPELVAIDLLSQAEHDRMAQVVLVAFSEEFAARVDAQIDVLLKQLPRADTARAALANSRAVIVASEDEAVEAANAYASEHLIVQTRDPRAFSDRIRHAGSIFLGPWTPEAAGDYAAGPNHALPTAGAARAYGGVTVEMFQKTTTLLELSEESLESIAPVVERLAALEGLDAHRLAMALRRNRKTKP, encoded by the coding sequence ATGCTGACCCGGATCGATTGGAAAACGTCAGACGCGCAGACGCGTCAGCGCCTGTTCGAGCGGCCCTCGCTTGGTTCAGATGCAGTCGCAGTGGCGCAAGGCATTCTGGACGCCGTGCGGGCGCGCGGTGAAGCCGCAGTGCGGGACTACGCCCTCTCGCTGGACGATTGGGCGCCTGAAGCGGGGTTCCGAGTTCCTGAAAGCGAGCTGGCCGAGGCGGAGCAAGCGCTGGCGGCAGAAGACCGTGACGCCATTCTGGCGGCGGCTGAGGCTGTGCGAGCGTTTCACGCCGAGCAGGGCTATCGCGACTACCAGATTGAAACCTGGCCGGGCGCGCTGGCCAGCCGTCGGGCGACCCCGATCGATGTGGCGGGTCTTTATGTGCCGGCCGGCACGGCGCCGCTGGTCTCCACCTTGATCATGCTGGCGGTCCCCGCGCAACTCGCAGGCGTGCCGCGCATCGCGGTCATCGCGCCGCCGCGTAAGGGGCAGGGCGTCGAGCCGACCGTGCTGGCTGCAGCCAAGCTGCTTGGGGTTGATGAAGTCTACGCCATTGGCGGCGCGCACGGCGTGGCGGCGCTTGGGCTCGGGGTGGCCGGACTGCCGAAAGCGGACAAGATTTTCGGTCCGGGCAATGCCTATGTGGCCGCCGCAAAGGCGCTGTTGTCGCAAAGCCCGAACGGGGCCGCGGCGGATTTGCCGGCGGGGCCGAGCGAAGTCATGGTGGTGGCCGATGACGCCGCCGATCCCGAGCTTGTGGCCATCGACCTGCTCAGCCAGGCCGAGCACGACCGCATGGCGCAAGTGGTGCTGGTCGCGTTCTCTGAAGAGTTCGCCGCTCGGGTGGATGCGCAAATCGATGTCTTGCTCAAACAGCTGCCGCGAGCGGACACGGCGCGGGCGGCGTTGGCCAATTCTCGCGCGGTCATCGTCGCGTCAGAAGACGAAGCGGTTGAGGCGGCCAACGCCTACGCCAGTGAACACCTGATCGTTCAGACCCGAGATCCACGCGCCTTTTCGGATCGTATACGTCATGCCGGATCGATTTTTCTGGGGCCGTGGACGCCCGAGGCGGCGGGTGATTACGCCGCAGGGCCAAACCACGCCTTGCCAACCGCTGGCGCTGCACGCGCCTATGGCGGCGTGACGGTGGAGATGTTTCAGAAGACGACGACGCTTCTGGAGCTGAGTGAAGAGAGCCTTGAGTCTATCGCGCCCGTGGTTGAACGCCTGGCGGCGCTTGAAGGACTGGACGCGCACCGCCTCGCAATGGCGCTGCGTCGAAATAGAAAGACGAAGCCATGA
- a CDS encoding alpha/beta fold hydrolase: MTDMLLRILGGLILLAVLVIAFFAWTLRPLDMDAVSQQWMTEQDRFVTVDGEDWRVRESGPEDAPTLVLIHGFSHSLEAWDALAAELDTTYRIIRFDLPGHGLTGPRADKAYSVTDTVAQVSALLDEIAPDRFAIGGNSLGGLVAWRYAAEHADRVDHLVLIDPGGYPNLGVADDPAPVPDAVRAYLSLAPEAGVAYATSTLYADPSRVSPEQLERIRAMMRVEGNGQALIERIEQFTLPDPNPDLARIAAPTLIVWGSNDAMIPATHGPRFDAAIPNSRLVLMQNTGHVPMEEWPVETAALVRDFLND, translated from the coding sequence ATGACTGACATGCTGCTGCGTATTCTGGGCGGGCTGATCCTGCTGGCTGTTCTGGTGATCGCCTTTTTCGCCTGGACCTTGCGTCCGCTTGATATGGACGCCGTCAGCCAGCAATGGATGACGGAGCAGGACCGCTTCGTCACAGTGGATGGCGAAGACTGGCGCGTGCGCGAAAGCGGCCCTGAAGACGCGCCGACCCTGGTCCTGATCCACGGCTTCAGTCATTCCCTTGAAGCCTGGGACGCACTGGCGGCCGAGCTGGATACGACCTATCGCATCATCCGGTTCGACCTGCCCGGTCACGGATTAACCGGTCCACGCGCCGATAAGGCCTATTCGGTGACCGACACGGTCGCTCAGGTCAGCGCACTGCTTGACGAGATCGCCCCGGATCGGTTCGCCATTGGCGGCAACTCGCTGGGGGGATTGGTCGCCTGGCGCTATGCGGCGGAGCATGCAGATCGTGTGGATCATCTGGTTCTGATCGATCCGGGCGGCTATCCCAATCTCGGCGTGGCGGACGACCCCGCCCCGGTCCCCGATGCGGTGCGCGCGTATCTCTCTCTGGCGCCGGAAGCGGGCGTCGCCTACGCGACGTCTACCCTGTACGCCGATCCTTCACGCGTCTCGCCCGAACAGCTTGAACGCATCCGCGCCATGATGCGGGTCGAGGGCAATGGTCAGGCGCTGATCGAGCGGATCGAACAGTTCACCCTGCCTGATCCGAACCCCGACCTCGCCCGCATTGCTGCGCCGACCCTGATCGTATGGGGGAGCAATGATGCGATGATCCCGGCCACCCATGGTCCGCGCTTTGACGCCGCCATCCCCAATTCGCGGCTGGTGCTGATGCAGAACACCGGCCATGTGCCCATGGAGGAATGGCCCGTCGAGACCGCAGCGCTGGTGCGCGATTTCCTCAACGACTGA
- a CDS encoding TonB-dependent receptor, with translation MTMTRTVLSAAALLASASALPFAATAIAQEAGASDNPIRDVVTVTARRREETLTDVPVSVTAFSGEQLDALGAQDITAVGQVTPNVTLEVSRGTNTTLSAFIRGVGQQDPVAGFESGVGLYLDDVYLNRPQASVLDIYDVERIEVLRGPQGTLYGRNTIGGAVKYVTRGLSDEPTASVRVNVGSYNQLDVIASASTPLTDTVRVGGAVARLSREGYGDNLYNGIDNYNKSVWAGRVSAEFDLTENFQVRVAADYTDDASNARQGHRLIPDQFPAFTYPVLDDEFDTRAGLDFPEQSVEAYGGSITAEWMVNDSITLKSITAYREDESTTPIDFDSLPEADLDVPAIYTNDQFSQEFQMLFSGERVNGVIGAYYLDANASTGFDVILATTGAIIGLPGLNAQTFGDVSTETWSFFADFTYDLTDTLELSLGARYTEDQRSSVVRRTTFIGGASDLFGGSAIPIAVTSDFNGTADFDDFSPRASLAWSFADGQNVYATYSQGFKGGGFDPRGQTSAAPDLDGDGSVSSGEVFQFMQFDPEEVDSYELGWKADWGNGWRHSLAVFQMDYTDVQVPGSVGVDTDGDGVADTFTGVTTNAGEATLRGVEFELSGGWETNAFVDGDYMSVNATVGLLDGEYDQFINAFGQDISDQASIQNTPDTTASLSLGYSMPVYSGELNLLSTVSYRSDSQQFELASPLIDQDAYTLWNASAVWTSDEGTWSAGLYGRNLTDERYKVAGYDFVDYSSNSGPFVPTLGLEGTLTAFYGDPRTVTASVTYRY, from the coding sequence ATGACTATGACACGCACCGTATTGAGTGCGGCCGCATTGCTCGCTTCTGCGTCCGCCCTGCCTTTCGCCGCCACGGCCATCGCCCAGGAAGCCGGCGCTTCTGACAATCCGATCCGCGACGTGGTTACGGTCACGGCGCGGCGCCGCGAGGAAACCCTGACCGATGTGCCGGTCTCCGTCACCGCCTTCTCGGGTGAACAGCTGGACGCGCTTGGCGCTCAGGACATCACCGCTGTGGGTCAGGTCACCCCGAACGTGACCCTGGAAGTGTCCCGCGGCACGAACACCACCCTGAGCGCCTTCATCCGCGGCGTGGGTCAGCAGGATCCGGTCGCAGGGTTCGAATCCGGCGTCGGCCTCTATCTCGATGACGTCTATCTGAACCGCCCTCAGGCGTCGGTTCTGGATATCTACGACGTGGAACGCATCGAGGTTCTGCGCGGCCCGCAAGGCACGCTTTACGGCCGAAACACCATTGGCGGCGCCGTCAAATACGTCACGCGCGGCCTGTCCGACGAACCGACCGCCAGCGTGCGCGTCAATGTGGGCAGCTATAACCAGCTCGACGTCATCGCTTCCGCCTCCACCCCGCTCACCGACACGGTGCGCGTCGGCGGCGCCGTGGCGCGCCTGTCGCGCGAAGGGTATGGCGACAATCTCTACAACGGCATCGATAACTACAATAAATCGGTCTGGGCTGGCCGTGTGTCGGCCGAGTTTGATCTCACCGAAAACTTCCAGGTCCGCGTCGCCGCCGATTACACCGATGACGCGTCCAATGCACGTCAGGGCCATCGTCTGATCCCCGATCAATTCCCGGCCTTCACCTATCCGGTGCTGGACGACGAGTTTGATACGCGCGCCGGTCTCGACTTCCCCGAGCAGTCTGTTGAAGCCTATGGCGGCTCGATCACGGCGGAATGGATGGTCAACGATTCCATCACGCTCAAATCGATCACCGCGTATCGTGAAGATGAAAGCACCACGCCCATCGACTTTGATTCGCTGCCCGAGGCGGATCTGGATGTGCCGGCGATCTACACGAACGACCAGTTCTCCCAGGAATTCCAGATGTTGTTCTCCGGCGAGCGCGTCAACGGCGTGATCGGCGCATATTATCTGGATGCGAACGCTTCGACGGGCTTTGACGTGATCCTGGCCACCACGGGCGCCATCATTGGCCTGCCGGGCCTGAACGCTCAGACGTTTGGTGATGTGTCGACGGAAACCTGGTCGTTCTTTGCAGACTTCACCTATGACCTGACTGACACGCTCGAGCTGTCCCTGGGCGCCCGCTACACCGAAGACCAGCGCTCTTCCGTGGTGCGCCGCACCACTTTCATCGGCGGCGCGTCCGACCTGTTCGGCGGCAGCGCGATTCCGATTGCGGTGACGTCTGACTTCAACGGCACGGCGGATTTTGACGACTTCTCCCCGCGCGCCTCTCTGGCCTGGTCCTTCGCAGACGGCCAGAACGTCTATGCGACCTATTCCCAGGGCTTCAAGGGCGGCGGCTTCGACCCGCGCGGTCAGACCAGCGCTGCGCCGGATCTTGATGGCGACGGTTCCGTCTCCAGCGGCGAAGTCTTCCAGTTCATGCAGTTCGACCCTGAAGAGGTGGACAGCTACGAGCTGGGCTGGAAAGCGGATTGGGGCAATGGCTGGCGTCACTCCCTGGCCGTGTTCCAGATGGATTACACCGATGTGCAAGTCCCCGGTTCGGTCGGTGTGGACACCGATGGCGACGGCGTGGCCGACACCTTCACCGGCGTCACCACCAATGCCGGCGAAGCGACCCTGCGCGGCGTGGAGTTCGAACTCTCAGGCGGCTGGGAAACCAACGCCTTTGTGGACGGCGATTATATGAGCGTGAACGCGACCGTGGGTCTGCTGGACGGCGAGTATGATCAGTTCATCAACGCCTTTGGTCAGGACATCTCTGACCAGGCGTCAATTCAGAACACGCCGGACACGACTGCGTCTCTGTCGCTGGGCTACAGCATGCCGGTTTACTCTGGTGAGCTGAACCTTCTGAGCACGGTCTCCTATCGCAGCGACTCCCAGCAGTTCGAGCTGGCGAGCCCGCTGATTGATCAGGACGCCTACACATTGTGGAACGCCAGCGCCGTCTGGACGTCAGATGAGGGCACATGGTCTGCGGGCCTGTACGGCCGCAACCTGACGGACGAGCGTTACAAGGTCGCCGGATACGACTTCGTTGACTATTCCAGCAATAGCGGCCCGTTCGTTCCGACCCTGGGCCTAGAAGGCACGCTGACCGCCTTCTACGGCGATCCGCGCACAGTGACCGCCTCGGTCACCTACCGCTACTAA
- a CDS encoding TetR/AcrR family transcriptional regulator, translating to MTDAGGTRRGERTRTRLLDAAESLFAEKGFHGVTVRAIARQADSDPALVAYYFGGKRELFDAVLLRRAEELNTIRLAELEACEANAGPEGPTLEAIIHAFTHPLLDRSANGGPGWKSYFALVGQVTNSPEWGVAIMSKYFDPIVRHFLDAVRRALPDAPEEELFWSYHFLSGALVLTFADTGRVDALSGGLCKSSDLEAVTERMPEFLAAGFQRLAQRQSNKKQEAETVS from the coding sequence ATGACTGACGCCGGAGGAACGCGCCGGGGCGAGCGCACCCGCACCCGCCTGCTCGACGCTGCAGAGAGCCTGTTCGCTGAAAAGGGCTTTCATGGCGTCACAGTGCGCGCCATCGCTCGCCAGGCGGATAGCGACCCGGCGCTTGTGGCCTATTATTTCGGCGGCAAGCGTGAACTGTTTGACGCCGTCTTGCTGCGTCGCGCGGAAGAGCTCAATACGATTCGCCTGGCGGAGCTGGAAGCGTGCGAGGCCAATGCCGGGCCTGAAGGTCCGACTCTTGAAGCTATCATTCACGCCTTCACCCACCCGCTTCTGGATCGCAGCGCCAATGGGGGCCCAGGCTGGAAAAGTTATTTCGCGCTGGTGGGCCAGGTCACCAACTCGCCTGAATGGGGCGTGGCGATCATGTCCAAATACTTTGACCCGATCGTGCGCCATTTTCTGGACGCGGTCAGACGCGCCCTCCCCGATGCGCCGGAAGAAGAGCTGTTCTGGAGCTATCACTTTCTGTCAGGCGCGCTGGTTCTGACCTTCGCAGACACCGGACGCGTGGACGCCTTGTCCGGCGGCTTGTGCAAATCCAGTGATCTGGAAGCGGTGACCGAGCGCATGCCTGAATTTCTGGCGGCCGGCTTCCAGCGTCTGGCGCAGCGTCAATCGAACAAGAAGCAGGAGGCCGAGACGGTTTCATGA
- a CDS encoding YerC/YecD family TrpR-related protein, translating into MADPMSETRVGGPEDVSALCEALLTLRDGEEMRRFLRDLTTPGEMQALAERWRVARLLSEGKKSYREISADTGVSTTTVTRVARFLSQEDHQGYRLVLDRLKEQGQ; encoded by the coding sequence ATGGCTGATCCCATGTCTGAAACCCGCGTTGGCGGCCCCGAGGACGTCAGCGCCTTATGCGAGGCGCTTTTGACCTTGCGAGATGGCGAGGAAATGCGCCGGTTTCTGCGCGACCTGACGACGCCAGGCGAGATGCAGGCGTTGGCGGAACGCTGGCGTGTGGCGCGTCTGTTGTCGGAGGGGAAGAAATCCTACCGCGAAATCAGCGCGGATACCGGCGTCAGCACCACCACGGTCACGCGCGTGGCGCGTTTTCTCAGTCAGGAAGATCATCAGGGATACCGGCTCGTGCTGGACCGTTTGAAGGAACAAGGCCAATGA